The segment TGAGCTGGATTGTCCTTGTGTGCTTATTCTTCATGTGTATAGGTGACTGGAATAAGCATGCAAAATGTTCTACTAATTGGGGAGAATCTTGGTGGCTGTGCATCTATTTCTGGATCATTGCTTGGGGAGAATACTGGCTGTCAATGTGTTTGTTgtcaagaaattgatattttggagAAAACCCATAAGGCGTATTGTATTTATTGATGTATTAGGAAGTTTTTCTGCACTTGGAGTTTTGATTGCAATTTGACAAATGTCTGGATTGGTATTCATTTGAAGCCaaactttcttgtgtttttgtatgttgtTAGCTACAGTAAAGTGGGTTGTAAGAgagtaatttgtttttttatttttgttagttttgtGAGAAACAAATGTGTGGTATTGTTGATAAGCAAGAAGAAGTAATTTGATACTTTCTGTAAAAGAGTTTGATGACGAAGTTTATGCGGATCAATGGCAGAACCAACTCCTTTGTAGCAAATCATTTATCCGAGTCTCTACAATGCTTGGCTAGGTATGTGTCTCTCTCCTAATTTTCTGATTCGCCTTCCCTACAATTCCTAGATTGGTACATCCTCCTtcccattttattaattttaatctcCTTTAAATCCCCTCCTCTCTAGAATGATTAGATCTGTGTacatttgattacaagttcgtTAGTAGGAAGTTTGGagaatagaatttatatttttttctagcaTTGTTCTAGAGCAGCTCACAATATAACTTACCTAAAGCTGAAAACGGCAAAAATCTTAGTTATGTGTGCATGTTTTGTTCCTTTTGCTTCTTGGGGtttgtaattgttatttatcattGTATATATTACCTTTTCATTTTGGTAGCAAATTGGGAACCCAATGagaaacatttaattgattattgattttttcatcaattagccttcttattttatgattttcagtatatatatatatatatgttgtgtgTGTCATTGGCCAATGAATCAAATCTTGTCCATCATTTGCTTTAATGAAATGATGGAggcattaatgaaaaatttgcaTACTGTTTGAatgttacttttattgtttgtgtattgccgttttttgggtttgaattatTATCTATGCTTACAAAGGTATATGCatttttctcaataattttCGGTTAGTATCTAATGTCTCCTTCACCACAGCACATTAAGACGTTGGAGAAGTGGCCAACCTTCAGAATCCTGGGAGGCTCATAAGGCAGCAATCCAAGCACTCATAAAGCTGCCTTCAGGCGAGCTTGTTACAGGTATAATATGATTAAGTAGATGACTGTTCTGCTAGatattgttttagattttgttggtAGTTGGAATTGGTTACATCAGATTGGAATGCATTATCAACTACGAATGTCTTTCACTATGAACTTATGGGGTTCATTTTTATGCTACCACGATTTTAGGTTCAAGTGATACAACTTTAAAACTTTGGAGAGGAAGCAAAtgtacacatacttttgttgGGCATACAggtattttttccatttatttgccttcattgtgctttatatatatatatatatatatatatatatatatatatatatatatatatatatccttatctGCAATGTGTTGAAATCATGTGGGAATGAAAATAATTGTAGATTTTGCAAACTAACGATGctgtaaaattttcttcttacatGTCTGTTTGGTGATCATCAAACATATTTTCTTTGAGCTTCCTATAAGTTAGAAGTGGAAGAAGCATTTAATAAGACTTCTGATGTATAAGTTGGCATTAATTGACCAAACTGTTGACATGGGTAATCCTCATATGTTTAGTGCTTTACATGGTTtgattgctaaaaaatttagacatGATGATACTGAGTTTGTCTCTTGTGGAGTATTTAGTGGGAAAGGAATGCTTGCACTTTTGACGGAAGTGCAAGCATTCTTGATTTGAAGTTCTTCCGGACTTTATCTAAGCGGACTAATGCTTTGGCATTCATTACCAATCTGACTGGTTTTCTATTTATCTTCACATGATTGAGAGTTGTGTTATTTGCTTCAAACTTGGCTTTATAATATGGCTTTATATATCATTGATAAAACAGATCAAATATAGGCTGATGCACTTGTTCTGAGGGGGATCAGTTGCACATTTGAGGAAGGGCACAAAATACGTATTGTTGGCAGAATTGGCAGTGGCAAGACCACTCTCATAGAGATGAACCTGTTTTGTCCAGTGGAGCTAGCTAGAGGGACCATTGTAATGTATCTATTGAAACCTGTAGTATTCCATGTAATGTTCACGAGATTAcgtaacttttaaattttaagtgttcattttttttctaattcagaATAATACTACAAGGTACATCataattttagggttttatttactGTGTTTGGGATTCAAGAACCTTTATATAGctgtgttatttgtttttttagttggttGGTGTCAATTTTTATTCATGGTCATTTTGTTCTGGACTTTCTATATTGTGgctattaaaattttcagaattgaCTTGAAGAATTTAGATAATTTTCTAATGTTGGACGATTTATCATGTATGAATAATTCCAATCCTAgcttttttaaactttgaattttctttgattggtaTGGATTGCAGTGAATCCTCCAACGAGGAGGATTTCCAAATCGTTCATGTAGAGGTTATGCAATTCATTGTTGTTTTTTACGTCATGTACATTCGTTAATCGTGGCTCATTGTGTATAGGCTGATGTAGTATTTTGTAAGTACACAATAATGGACTGCAGTGAATCAAATAGACGGGGTACGACCAAAGGTGACTGAATAGGATCAAATAGAGTAAATAGAATGTAGTACACCGATTTTCCTAGAAACCAcagtggaccgaataagaccaaagtagatataatggaccgaataagaccaaagtagtccaaaaacaaaaataataaggttatttttccatatatacATATCTGCCAGTGAAACAATTGGAAAACGATGACACTTCTACTTAAAGCACACATGACAACAGATGGTACTTGGAAGTATACATATCTTACTAAATACCACAACAAGAAGTCGTACTTTTGCATTCATGCATCCGTACGTTGTCTCGTGGGTGCATCAACTTCATCATCC is part of the Quercus robur chromosome 9, dhQueRobu3.1, whole genome shotgun sequence genome and harbors:
- the LOC126699731 gene encoding uncharacterized protein LOC126699731 isoform X2; translation: MTKFMRINGRTNSFVANHLSESLQCLASTLRRWRSGQPSESWEAHKAAIQALIKLPSGELVTGSSDTTLKLWRGSKCTHTFVGHTG
- the LOC126699731 gene encoding uncharacterized protein LOC126699731 isoform X1; protein product: MTKFMRINGRTNSFVANHLSESLQCLASTLRRWRSGQPSESWEAHKAAIQALIKLPSGELVTGSSDTTLKLWRGSKCTHTFVGHTDQI